Within the Peromyscus maniculatus bairdii isolate BWxNUB_F1_BW_parent chromosome 2, HU_Pman_BW_mat_3.1, whole genome shotgun sequence genome, the region TCCATCTTTCCCCTCTGGTTTATCATGCCGAGCTGCCTTTCTGCGATCTGCGCGGCTCCATGCCGTCTTTCGGTTGGCTGGTTTACTTCTGTATCACTGCTAACACAGCATCAGCCTACTGCCTCTTTAAAGGAAGTGTCAGTACTTGGTAGGCTACGTCTCCCCTCACCTCTACCCCTAGTCTCCCATTCTGTCCTTCAAAAACTTGAGGGGGTGGTGGGAGGGCTGGAGCGATagctcacagttaagagcactttctgctcttccagtggacccaaCTGCCATTCCTAATGCCCATGCTGCATGGCTgacaatggcctgtaactctggctccaggggctctgacacttTGGGAAGAGTTTGGGCTTTCAGTGGGCTGAGGGCCCAGGGCTTTGGACCCTGCCACCTCCCCTacacttccctcttctctctacgGTCTGATGCCTGGCCCTTCCACCTCCTTggggctggggttacaagcatgcgccaccacacttgACCTGACTTCATGCTTTCTCCAAGGGGTCAAGCTCttcaggctacacacacacacacacacacacacacacacacacacacacacacaccacgacaCACAATATTGTGGATGTTattggccttttttctttcatgtttttattactttttttcctttttggattCTTTTGAGACTGTAGCCTAGGcggaccttgagtttctgatcctcctgcctccactccccaagtgctggggttacaggtctgTGCTACCAAAGTcagcttccttctgtccttccataAGAACAGGAGTCAGTTTTAGACTACAAGCCCTGATTGAGATTTTAGTTGGAAATAGGCTGAAATTTCAAATTTGGTGAAAATCTTCCTGGTCATTGAGATTCCCTGCTTTTAGCAATGGAGTGTGACCTAGACTCTGGAGTCAGACCTGGGGACAATCCCTACTGTGTGATTGGGAGGACACGGAAATCCACACGTGACTCTGAGCCCCGGTTTCTAGCACTACAAAGCTAACAATGCCTACTTCCCTGTGACCCTGGGCATCTTAAGGCAACGGATGCCTTCACAGAGTGCTTGGCACAGGCGGGCAGGCCTGGCGTGGAACCTGCTGCTGGAGTCATTGCTCTCCTACCTCGCTGCTGCTTCTACCACACTTACTAAAGTGTGCTTCTTCCTTGCTTTATCAAAGAGGCTCCTGTCCCTGGTCAAAGTCATAGCCCTGGGGAGCTGCTGACACACAGCGTCTTTCGTGTACCTTCCCTCATACTGACCTAGGAACTCACAACCCAGAATGCCTTCCTTGCTCAAACTGTGAGGCATCAGACTGCTGATCTTGTTAGAGAAGGGCAAAGCCCCAAGGTGGGAACACCTGAGGCCTCAGCCTGCTGAAAGCCCAAACTATTAACCCGCCACACATGGGAAggatagacagaaagacagacgaGCAGACAAATGAGacggagcaggcaggcaggcaaagatAGCGCTCTGGAAGGGATGCATGAGGCTAGAGGGGCAGAGGTCATTCTCTCTTTAAAACTCCCTGGTGCCTCTACCCCATACCCTGTAGACAGCTGAAGGGGGGGTAGTTAGGGAGTGGCCGAGCTTCCCTTAGCGACCGGAGAGAAATCCAGGTATTACCTGGGTTTCTGAGCATTTTCTTCATCTCTCAGCCAGTCAGAAAAGCAGCCACACGGGGAGGGCAGAAAGGGTGTTGGGTACTCACTGGGCAGGTTGAAGGCTCTGTCCCTACttaggagcagcagcagcagcagcagccagtggCTGCCCATGCCTGTGCTGATGGGTGTTAGGAAGGAGCTCTGGCCCGAACACAGGGACAGACTGCAGGACAGCATGGTACCCTGGTCACCAGTGCCACCGCTCTGCCTGCCGAGCACTCTACCCACTCTGTTGTCCTCACTCCCTGTGGGCCTCAGGGGGCTTTTTAGAGTCAGAGCCAATACTGATGCGGAGtcaggggcggggtggggtggggggaggcagtgTTTCCCATCAGCTGCAATCAGAGGACCTCTGGGGACTGCAGTTCCAACGAGTGAGTATCCCCAGGGCCCCTAGTTGTCAGCCTTTCCTGAACAGCAGGGCAGAACTCTGGGCCACACAGCTTCCCGGTCACCAACAGCAGAGTATCTGAGTGTCAGGGACTCTGGTCTTCCAGCTTCTGGGTTTCCAGTTGATACTCGAGAATCCAGATCTTCTGCCTGAGCTGACCCAGTTTTTTCTGCGGTGATTTGAATCAGATCCTATAGGTTCATCTATTAGAATGCTTAGTCCCCCGTTGATGGAacgtttgggaaagattaggaggtgtggccttgttgggggaggtgggTTGCTGGGGGTGGCTTTGAGATTTTGAAGGTGTAGCCTGGCAATgagtggtagctcatgcctttattccagcactagggaggcagaggcagttggatctctgagttcgaggccagcctggtctacagaatgggctctaggtcagccagggctacacagagaaaccctgtctcagaaaaacaaacaaacaaacaaacaaacaaacaaacaaacaaacaagaaagagacTTCAAAAGCCTCCCCGACCCCCagtatctctctctgcctcatgcttgcaGATCttgatgtagctctcagctaccgctCCAGCCACAGGCCGGAAGTTCTTCCACCAGACTTCACTTGATGCACACAATCTTCCCACGTCCTCCCAACAAGCCTCAGTGCTGTTGTAATCCAGAAGACCTTTGGGGACTCCCGCTTTAACCAGCCACCCTTTGGTGTCCAAGGGTAGAACCACCTGTACACTTGGTCAGTGGTGACCCTACCAGACAGGGACTCCCCAGAGTGAGGAGCAGCCGTCACTttcagacagggagagaggagaagggagggactcTTTTATCTTACGGGGCTCCCAACCATGAGACCCAGAAACAGCACCCTCACCCCAAATTCAGGATTCTAAGGTCAGGGATTCTATCTCTACCATTAAAGTCAAACTGATCAGGGGGTAAATTTTACTCCATCACTGTATCGGAAGCCCCTAAGGGGTTCATCAGACCAACCCCAAGACGAGATCTCATTTcgaagcccaggctgggctctggcTCTTAAGAAGCAAGATCTATCTCCCCTCGCAGACCAAAGGCAAGAGTGTGAAGCAGGTTGAGAACAACCAGTCAGACACACTGATTATAACACgaaattttatttttggtgcACACAGCCTTACTGACCTGGCTCTTTTCAGTGCCGGGGTCCACCCAGGACTCATCCCGGAGCTGGAGCAGAGGTCAAGGAAAGTCACCGGTGGGCCAAAGCCTGGCTACCCCTTTCTGCGCTCATCCTTGCTGTGGGGCTTCCATTCTCATCCAGAATCCTCCGTCCTGACTCCTCTGGACCTCAAGCTCACAGGCATAAGCCATGCAGATGCTGCCACCATCGCAGACCCTGGCCTCTGCCCCCGGGTGCAAGGGAGAGGAATGGACTCCAGTCGGGGATGCAGGGCGATGCAGCAGCTGGTCCCGGGTGGGTGCAGGCCCCCTTGGCGCccattctgctcttcagaggctgAACTTGTGTTTGCTAAGCATGTTTGTGCTAGAATCGTGAACCTGCAAGCCAAGGGGTCCTTTTGTCGTTCTGCTTACCTTGAGGGGACagactgcctcttcctcctcctgtctcaacAGCTGCCCCATCTGAGTAATTCTAGCATGGGTAGAACCCACACTCAGAACTGGGGAGCTCAGGCATTCCCAAGACTCCATTCCACTCCAGTCCTGTGAGCTAAgaggcgcgcgcgcacacgcacacgcacgcacacacacacacagcttatatGCACCCTAGATGGATTGAAAGGGGACCTTTTTCCAATGTGGGACTGTTTCCAAGGAAGAGCCGAGCTGGCAAAAGCCACTCTAAGATAAGTCTGTAGGTGctgggggcgggcggggggggggggtggctccTAGGGTGGAGCCTGATGGGAGGGAGCTTGGCCTCTCTGAGAAGAAAATGACTAGACTCGACCGAACGGGGTGGTGCCCTCTGAAATGAGTGGGGATCTTAGAGGGTCGGCAGGAAAGGAAGGACATCTTGGCCGTAGTACCTGTGGGGGCTATGGTGTGTttgtgggggaaggggggggcgGTGTTGATTAGGTAGGGAAGGGAATGCGTACCTTTTCCCTGCTGACCAGTGCAGAGATCAAGTCTTGCTGGGTGGCCACCTCACGCATATCTAAGGAGGACCCGCTCTGTAAGGACAGGGCTTTGGAGGCGTGCCTGTGTAACAGCTCCTTTTCCTGCTCCTGGTTGTAAAGGATGGAGCGCACCTCCTCCACGATCCTGGGGCAGAAGAGACATTGTGCTCCTTGGCCAAGCCCTTCCATCTCCCCCCTGGTGtgcaccctccccttcccttcttccctcactgCTTCTGAAGCATCCCTAAGGGAGACCCAGGCCACGCAGGGCCCTCCTGGGAGAAAGGCACGACCCGAAAGTCAGGACACCAGCTCCTGAGCTGGGAAGCATGAACTGTGGGCGAGTTCCTTAGAAAATGGGCTCAACGAGGCCAGGGCccgctctgcctccccagcaccctccccTACGTGTTGAGCTCCTCCCGGATCTCTTTGTACTCCGTCAGGTTCTCCTGTATTGCCTCAAGCACCAGGCAGAAATTATCGAAGGTCTTTTCTGTGAGGTTGCACAGGGGACCCCCAACCAGCGGTTCCTGGGGGAGGCCAGAAATCTCCTTGCGGGCCTCCATACAGTGCACCAGTGGCAGGTCGTCAGCCCAGTCCTCTTCATCTTTGCCTGTCTGGGGACATTAGATGGAGAGGGATAGACAGCTCAGGGTCATGTGACTTTAGAAAGGATGACTCTCTTAGGACATGCCCCTTTTAACCGTATTTGGTATTATAACATTTTATGTTATCTTATCTGAGCATACTAGGGATGGAACCGAGGGCCTCCAGCcacctaggcaagcactctaacaccggtcctcagctccagtcaATCTTAGCTTCCCTACCTTGCTGTATGATAACTCCATCAAGTGTATACGTAAGGCCCTCTCAGATCCCTTTAGAAATTCTCACCCCAGCAAGCCTTTAAAGCCCCTCCCTACTCTGAAGTAATGATGGTCTTAGCCTTCTGGCCTTTTCAAAGTACtccactttctcctccaccttTTGCAAGTTCTACCAAGTAAATACTGGGTAGCCAACAttaagttcttttttcttttctttctttttcttttttctttctttttttttttttttttttttttttttttggtttttcgagacagctttgcgcctttcctggaactcacttggtagcccaggctggcctcgagatcacagagatccgcctgcctctgcctcccgagtgctgggattaaaggcatgggccaccactgccctgcttctttttctttgttttgttttgttttgcttctcaggacaagatttctctgtagccTGGCTTGAATTCATTTTgaagaccaagctgacctcaaactaagagatccacctgcctctgcagggatcaaaggtgtgtaccaccacatccagccagtatttatttttattttacatgtatgtgttgtctgcatgtgtgtaaataAGCGCACCATATAAGTAAGGGCACCATGTACATGcgatgcctgtggagaccagaaggtggctatggatcccctggaactggagttacagacagttgtgagtggccatgtggattctgggaattgaacccaagtcctctgcaagagcagtaagtactctgttttttttttaagatttatttatttatttgtttatgtatgtatgtatgtatgtatgtatttatttatttatttatttatttatttatttatttatttatttatttattgtgtatatagtattctgcctgcatgccaaaagagggcaccagatctcattacagatggttgggagccaccatgtggttgctggaattgaactcgggacctctggaagagcagccagtgctcttaaccactgagccagccctccagttcatttattgagcacttacttaCAAGCACTCATCAGACCCTATACGATTCTCATGAGAGTCTTGGCAAGCTGGTACTATTATCATTCCCATCATAGAGAAGAACTTGAGGATGCCTTGGGTAAATGCCCTGATGACATCCCATTGCTCAGCTTTGAATTATTATGGCACATCTAGGGATCCATACCCAGCCCCTGGGAGCTTCAGTCACTGAGTGGACATTACAGATATGAAGGCCTTGCCTCCAGGTTTTGGAGCtggctttgtatgtgtgtgtgcaaacacacacacacacacacacacacacacacacacacacacacacacacacacacgcgcacacacacacacgtcactcATGCCCACGCTCTCCTCCTCGCACTCCCTGTGCCCCCCCGCCTCCCACGCACCTCACTAAACGTTATCTGACGCTGCTGCCCCTGCTCCCCAATCTTCATCATCTGTTCCAGATTTGTGGTCACCACGACGACAAACAAGTTGAGGCCGATGAACGCGCCGATGGTGATGAAGATAGCGAAGTAGATGGCGCCTCCGACTTCCATCGCGATCTCCCTGTCCTCCATCCTGGGGACGGCAGTCGGGAGCGCCATCATTTCCTTGGCCCTTTACGCCTCggtttcctcctcttcctcttctttctttctttctttctttctttctttctttctttctttctttctttctttctttctttctttctttctttcttttttttgtttgtttctcaagacagggtttctctgtatagttttggtgcctgtcctggatctcactctgtagcccaggctggcctcgaactcacagagatccacctggctctgcctcctgagtgctgggattaaaggtgtgggccaccaccacccagcccacatctgtaatctcagcacttaggagactaaggcaggaagatcacttcAAGCCTGAGGCCAACAGTGGAATAGTTTGTCTAATGTCACAGAGCCAGTGCAGAGGAAAGTACTTAAAAAACCCCGGAGCTTCACTGTGCAGtccacgtagcccaggctggcctcaaacagagatccgccagcctctgcctccccagtgctgggattaaaggcgtgcactacgaTGCccgctttttttccttttcctttttttttttttttttttttaagactggttCTCaagttagcccaggctggcctccaactgtgTAGTGTAGGTGAATGGCACCAGTGTTGGTTTCtgtagttctggggattgaacccaggctaggcaaacactctacctactgagctccatccccaggtGCCttccttcaccccccccccattttctcttctttgaaacagggtcttattaCAGCCCAAGTTGGCTATAATTGACTtggactcctgattctcctgcctctgcttcctgaatgctgaggtGTCCACTACCCGGGACTACAGAACCCCTTTGCCTACTTGGCTTCTACTTCACAAAGGGAAGTGGGATGGAATGAGGTTGGACTTGAACCTCCAAGAAGCAAAGACTAGAACACAAAAATGCCCTTGGGGAGCAGGTCTGAGAATGAGTGCATTGAAACCCAAACTTCCCAGGACTCTAGGAGGTGTGTGGTGCTCTCCTGCAAGCTGGAGGCCGCCTCAGAACCTCAGGCCCAACCTCAGACCTGTTCCCTGGCCCAAGGTCGAGCCACACAGCTCTGTAGATAGCAGAAGTCTCCATGAACAGGGTCAGGCGGCCCTGTGAATGCGTGAGGCTTCTATGGGAACAGGGTTCGAGTCCCACAAAGCCAAAGGCCCTGCCCCATGATTTCCTTGTGTATTCACTTCCTGTGCGGCCAGTTTCATCAAAGTCCCAGGAGCCCCTCTCATAGTTTTCCTCACCTCCAGGAACTCCAGTCCTGCCCTACCACAAGGAGATGACAAGAACCTACCACAAGCCCAAGAACCCATCTGTACTCACTGGAAGTCACTGTAGATGTCCAGCCATCCATCCTGGGTGATGCAGATGAAGAGGGTGTACAGGGCAACCCCCATGTTCTGGAAATGCTTGGGCACGAATGCACCAAAGAGTGTGACCCCAAACACAGAGAAGACCTGTCAAAGAGACCAAAACCCACCTCACTTCACCCAATGGCCTTGGAGCTGGACAAGACCTGCAAATTAATGCAAGTAAATGCTGCCAGGGACCCACAAGGATTCAGAGGCAAGCCCCTTGCCTCCCTGGGCATCCATCTCCACCCTCCAGGTTCTGTGTAGGGAAGGACACAGGCTGGGGCCTGGCAGGCACTGACCAGCATGAAGAAGAGGATGAGGGCCACAACGTTGGCCAAGTCCGGCACCGACTGCAGGATGACCCTGATGATCTTGGCTAGGGGCTCCACTGCCATGCACACATGTACCAGCCGAAGTGCCCTGTGGCAGAGCCTCTCAGAGGTGCCCCTTGACCCTTCCAAGACCTTTTCCTTCTTGTTGCCTCCCTCCCACCAACCTCCCCAAGGGGAAGAGCTGAGCCCCAGAGGGTACCGACTTCCCTTCTCACTCCTGGGATCCGAACAGATAACCCCCCTTTCCTTCGGAGCTCCCCACTCACCTGAGAGGGTAGGTGATGGCAACTATGTCAAGCTGCTTTATGAAGAACCCCATGAACAAGACAAAGACAATTGCGAAGTTGAGGATGTTCCAGCCGTCCTGAATGGGGAAGCAGCCCAAAAGGGTCTATCAAGCCCAGCCCATGGGAGCATCCCATCTGCCCTAACACAATGGGAGACTCAGTGTTCCTCTAAGAACAAAGCTAGCCAGCTGCCATCTCCTGGTTGTCCACCCCTGAGgtgccacaaacacacacaatcacagtCCTATGCCTATGAAAACAGCCATTCTCAGAGActcacagagaacacacacacacacacacacacacacacacacacacacacacacacacacacaatagctcCTTAGCCAATGATGATCTGTGTAGTTAGGTGACTTCAAAACTCCTGGATGCTCCTGCCTTAATGTGAAGTGTGACATACactataattaataaaattaaagtagctaggcctggtggtacatgtctttaattgcagcactctggagacaggggcaattagatttctgtgagtttgaggctagcctggtctacaaagggagttgataccctgtctcaaaaataataaatatataaatacaaaagaGGCTGAAAACAACGAACGTGCCCAGCAATGATAGACTGATAGAATGAACTATTGTACATTCATCATGTACTAATATAGAAAGATTACCAGGATCCCATAAGTACCAACTAAGCGCAAAGCATTGTTTGTGGTAGGCTACCGTCAGGAAAGGGAGCACTAAAAATACATGCCTATTTGCCTAGGATTTAAAACAACAGCTGAGAGGATAAACGGGCTCTGAGAAGATTACCTAAGAGGTGAACGGAGGCAAGACAGGCTGAGGGACTGGATCGGATCCAGGACTGCGTGGCTTTCTACAGAGTTTTGTCAATGTGTGACTGAAGTAATGTTCAAAAAGAAAGCCATATTTTAATGGAAGATGCTCTTAAATTTGGGAGGCAATCCAACAGACTCAAGCCTTCCTCACATTTTAGAGTCTGGGCCACAACACCGCACACACAGGGAGACACAAGTCTGCCTCTCTGTGGAATcaaggcctgtaaccccagccactTAGGAGACGAAGGTGCAGGTTGGGggtgtcacaagttcaaggcttgtctgggctacagtgtaagctcagggccatcctggaAAACTTAGTGGGGCCTTGTCTCAAAGTAAGAAGAGGGTCAGGGAGTGGGTGAGTAAGCAAGCctagtgtggtggtctgaatgagaacggccctCATAGGCTaatctatttgaatgcttggtctccagggAGTGGGACtgttgggaaggactaggaggtgtggtcttcttggagtgaacatggccttgttagagaaggcTGTGctgccagtgtctctctctctctcttcctgctccctgtggatccttgtggatcaggatgtaaagctctcagctgctgctccagctccatgccttcctgcctgcaaccatgatgatcatggactaaccctctgaaactgtaacaagCCCCCAGTAAGTGGTCTCTTTATacgagttgtcttggtcatggtttctccTCAGGGCAGTATGACAGTGACTGAAGGACCTGGTAAGTTTGAGAcccttggttcactaggagtcaAAGCAAAAGGCCTAGCCAAGCTGGACTACACATCCACCCAGTATTAAGCTCCTGCTGTATGCCGTATCTTGACCTGTTTTCTGAGGATACAAGGTTTTGCCACGCTGGGCTCATAGACTCTTTAACTCTGCCAGAGAGAGTTTCTAGAACCCAAGAAGGAAAGCCAGAGTAGCAGAAGCCTAGCCTGGGAGAGACCTCCCAAAAAGAAGACATCCCAAGGAGCCAGTTCATCATTTTAAagtgagggaagagggaaaatcaGAAGGGAAACATGAAAATTACACAAAACTCAAATTGCATTGTCCAGACGTGAGGCATTTTGTCTTCTGGGGATGGTGTCCCACTATCtagcccaggtaggccttgaactcctgacccttctccctcagcctccagacGACTGGAATTATAAGTGTGCATTACTGTGCTTGGTGCAAGTGAACTCTTACTGGACTAGAGCTGATCTTAGTCCAGTTCACTGAGAGGCTGAGCCAGGGATATCGTTAGAGCTCAGGAGTGTGGGGTGAGCCTGGGAAACATAGTAAGACCTTCAGACAAACACCTCATCGACACACCTGGGGGGAAGCTATGCTGGGACACAGCCCCTCCCGTCCATCTGCGTTCTGGCTGTGCTGTGTGCGGCCTGACAGAGGTCAATTGTTGCAACAGGGACTAGAGCCTATAAAGCTTAAAATACAATTCACTGAGCTAGGCAGGggtggggcacacctttgatccagcacttgggaggcagaggcaggtggatctctgtgagttcaaggccagcctgctctacagaactaatttccaggacaggcaggactacacagagaaaccctgtctcaaaaaaccaaaccaaacaaacacatcccctaccataaaacaaaacaaattactgCATTATAGAAAAAGTTCATGGAGTCCTGATCCAGAATCATGTAAATTAAGACAGATACTCTCAATTCCTTGATTCCATCTCTGAGATACAGAAACCTGGGTTTGTGTAAATAGAGagagcttgggaggcaggagcaggggtCCAGACACATGGACGGGGCACTTCCTGGACGGGGCACTTCCTGAACGACGTATATTCTGCCCTATTCCAGACATACCTGTAACCTCCCCATCCCCTCACACTGATACACTCTCTCTCCATATAAAACCTTTATTTTGCTAGGCAAAGACTTGATGTACTGCAGACACCAGGGTGAGGGGGATGAGGGGACAGTAATGACAGGAATTCCCGGGACCTTACCTTCCAGAAAACGCAGAAGCCATTGATCCAGCCGAGGAGAACCTCACACATAAGAATCGTCAGCACAATGTCGTCTATGATTGAGAAGAACTCATAGTGTTTctatgtggaagacagagaaaaagagggaggcagagacatccGTGAGCAGGGTCTGCGCCAGGCTGGAGAGAGGCGGGGTGCGGGTGAGGGTACCCCGGCTACTCTTCCTCCTTAGCATCTCCATGGTTTCCTTTAGGGGACACTTTTTGCACATATGCCAGGTAGTGCTAAGACCCTTCACATACGGTGTCAAGCGACTGTCAACACTGTTTTCAAAAGTAGTTTTCTGTTCTGTCACATCTCACAGATGGGGAATTAGGAACCTGGATGCACATGACTGGccttcaccccagcctctagagTAGGCTATTTGGGAAAGGGAGGTGAGGAAGAGCTAAACAAACTCtggcactggggaaaaaaaaaaacaaaaaacaaaaaacaggcatgCCCTCTGTCAGGAGCTGCAGGACCCCAGACCCTAGGGAACTTCTCTGCTACTCTGGTCCCAACTACCCCTGTGGCTGCAGCATCCCAAGTTGTCTGGGTCAGGTCGGAGGTGCCCTCCCTCTGTAGATCCAGGACGTGTACCTTGGGTGCATCAATAGGTGGATGGGTAATTAGGGTCTGTCCAAAACCAAATCCACTTCTGACCAACCTCCACCTTGTTTTCTCAGCGTCCTCATAGCTGTGACCCACTCCCCATCACCCCCAGTCCATGGAGTCCACCCCAGCACACCAGTCACCTTGCCTCTTTCTGTACTCCAGCAGC harbors:
- the Catsper4 gene encoding cation channel sperm-associated protein 4 gives rise to the protein MKNTYEGMGRHEEQVLINRRDVVDKKDAWDVQEYITTLCVKHLLRHPAFQLLLALLLVINAITIAIRTNSYLGQKHYEFFSIIDDIVLTILMCEVLLGWINGFCVFWKDGWNILNFAIVFVLFMGFFIKQLDIVAITYPLRALRLVHVCMAVEPLAKIIRVILQSVPDLANVVALILFFMLVFSVFGVTLFGAFVPKHFQNMGVALYTLFICITQDGWLDIYSDFQMEDREIAMEVGGAIYFAIFITIGAFIGLNLFVVVVTTNLEQMMKIGEQGQQRQITFSETGKDEEDWADDLPLVHCMEARKEISGLPQEPLVGGPLCNLTEKTFDNFCLVLEAIQENLTEYKEIREELNTIVEEVRSILYNQEQEKELLHRHASKALSLQSGSSLDMREVATQQDLISALVSREKVHDSSTNMLSKHKFSL